ATGTTTGTATCGAGACGACACGGTGTCATTTATCGAATGGGGAGAAAAAGTAAAGACGCTGATGCGCGGAGCGATTGAAATTAATATTGAAATTAAGGAAAATGAACGAGTTATAACCATTGATAAAAATTAAAAAAATTATTATGAAAGAAAAACCGCAAAATATTGATTTGAGTTATTGGCACAATCAAAAAGAAGGAGGCTTCGATCCGGAAACAGGGGTTTTGCACGAGCCGGGATCAGAGGAATACGAAAAATGGCTGAGATTTTTGGAATATGTCGAAACCAGCGGTAAAAAGGAAACAGAGGAAACGCAAAATTACGATAAATTAAAAAATGTCATTGATGAAATAGACAAGGTTAACCTGAGTGAAGATGAAGGAGATAAAGAGGCTGAAAAACAATTAAAGGAACAAAAGAAACGAGCCAAGGAATTATTGGATAACGCTCTTTCATTGGCCATTAAATACATTGAGATAGTTCTTTCGCAGGAAAAGAAGGTGAAATTCATCGGCCAAGTGGATATGAAAGCGATAATCTCATCGGACGAAAGAAGAAGCGCCGCGCACAATGCTTTAATCAGTTCATTGATTATTGCCAACAGATATATTTATCAGCATTTCGCTAAATTGCCGGAAGCGAAGCTGGATGAATTCATTGCGCAAGAAGAGGACGCGAACAGAGATT
The genomic region above belongs to Candidatus Bipolaricaulota bacterium and contains:
- a CDS encoding DUF3232 domain-containing protein codes for the protein MKEKPQNIDLSYWHNQKEGGFDPETGVLHEPGSEEYEKWLRFLEYVETSGKKETEETQNYDKLKNVIDEIDKVNLSEDEGDKEAEKQLKEQKKRAKELLDNALSLAIKYIEIVLSQEKKVKFIGQVDMKAIISSDERRSAAHNALISSLIIANRYIYQHFAKLPEAKLDEFIAQEEDANRDYIEVERIDLTENTFLPLSVNLKDRYSVSRWAYDLMRELDFRSEAKL